The sequence GCGGAGAACGCGGCCATGACGCTGCACGTGCGCGTGCTGCGGGGTCGGGACCGGCACCATGTGGTCGAGGCGGCGGTAAAGGCAGTGGGCCTGGCATTGCGCCAGGCGCTCACACCGCAGGGCGCGGTGTTCAGCACGAAGGGCGGCGTACAGATCATGGGGGAGGAGCATCCGTAATGCTGCGCAAGCGTGTTATCGTGTGCCTCGACGTGAGGGATGGCCGCGTCGTCAAGGGCGTGAGTTTCGAAGGCCTGCGCGATGTCGGCAATCCGGTCGAGCTCGCGCAGCGATACGAGGCCGAAGGTGCCGACGAGATCGTGTTCCTCGACATCTCCGCGTCAGCGGAAGGGCGGCGTACGCTGCTCGACACCGTGCGGCAGACGGCGGAGAACCTGTTCATCCCGCTGACCGTCGGCGGCGGCATCAACGACGTGTCCGATGTCGCTCTCGCACTGCGCGCCGGTGCCGACAAGGTCAGCATCAACACGGCCGCAGTCACGCGACCGGATCTCATCGGCGAAGCCGCGCACAAGTTCGGCAGCCAGTGTATCGTCGCGAGCATCGACGCCCGGCAGGAGCGTCGCAAGATCGAGCTGATCGCACACTCCGAGGGCGCCGCTCCACCCGCCGGTGCCGCGCCGCCTGCGACGTGGTACCGCGTGTTCACGCACGGCGGCCGCAACATGACGGAGCTCGACGCGGTCGAGTGGGCACGCAAATGTGCCGAGCTCGGCGCGGGCGAGATCCTGATCACGAGCATCGACCAGGACGGTCGCCGCGCCGGCTACGACCTCGAGCTCACGGCGCGCGTCGGCGAAGCGGTTTCCGTGCCCGTCATCGCGAGTGGCGGGGCTGGCACGGCCGAGCATGTACGTGATGCGTTCCTGCTCGCCGGCGCGGATGCAGCGCTGCTCGCCGGGATCCTGCACGACGGCGTGACGACGGTCAGTGCCCTCAAGCAGTTCCTGGCGGAGAGCGGCATCGACATCCGCATGGGTCCGATGGAGATGCCGCAGCCGTGACCCGTGAACAGCTTCGCGATGTACTCGACTTTGCCGTCGATGTCGCCTGGCGCGCGGGGCGCAGCACACTCGCGCATTACCAGACCGGCATTGCCGCAGAAGCCAAGCCGGACGATTCGCCCGTCACGGAAGCCGACCGCGCCGCGGAACGCATCGCACGGCGCCTGATCGGCGCGCGCTATCCCGCGGACGCGATCCTCGGCGAGGAAGAAGGCGAGACACACGCCGGCGCCGACCGTCGCTGGATCCTGGATCCGATCGACGGCACGCGCACGTTCGTGCGCGGCGTGCCGTTCTACGGCGTCCTGATCGCGCTCGAATACGACGGCGACGCGGCGCTGGGCGTCATGCACTTCCCCGCCCTCGGCGAGACGGTCTACGCCGCGCGCGGCCTCGGCTGCTGGTGGAACGGCCGGCGCGCGCTCGTCTCCGACGAGACACGACTCGACCGTTCACTCATCCTCACCACCGACATCGAGAACATCGAGCACGAGCAGCGCGCAGGCGGCTGGCACGCATTGCGGAAGTCCGCCGGCCTCGCGCGCACCTGGGGCGACTGCTACGGCTACGCACTCGTCGCGACGGGTCGCGCGGAGGCCATGCTCGATCCGGTACTGTCGCTCTGGGACGCGGCCGCGCTCGCGCCCATCATCGAGGAGGCCGGCGGCGTATTCACGGACTGGGATGGCGGCTCCGGTCACCGTGTCAGCAGCGCCGTCGCGACCAATGCGGCCCTCGCCACGCAGGTGCGACGCATCCTGCACGGCGACCTCTGATGACGGGTCAATGGAGCACGGCATCCGTGCGGAGTGAGCAGTGAGGATCGACGACAGCGCCGCGCTGGACCGGCTCGACTTCGCGCGCGGTGGCGGCCTGATCGCCGTGATCGCGCAGCACGCGCACACGGGCGAGGTGCTGATGCTGGCGTATGCGAACCGCGAGGCGCTCGAGCGGACACTGGCAGAACGCGTGATGTGGTATTTCTCACGTTCACGCGACGAGCTCTGGCGCAAGGG is a genomic window of Longimicrobiales bacterium containing:
- the hisF gene encoding imidazole glycerol phosphate synthase subunit HisF, translating into MLRKRVIVCLDVRDGRVVKGVSFEGLRDVGNPVELAQRYEAEGADEIVFLDISASAEGRRTLLDTVRQTAENLFIPLTVGGGINDVSDVALALRAGADKVSINTAAVTRPDLIGEAAHKFGSQCIVASIDARQERRKIELIAHSEGAAPPAGAAPPATWYRVFTHGGRNMTELDAVEWARKCAELGAGEILITSIDQDGRRAGYDLELTARVGEAVSVPVIASGGAGTAEHVRDAFLLAGADAALLAGILHDGVTTVSALKQFLAESGIDIRMGPMEMPQP
- the hisN gene encoding histidinol-phosphatase yields the protein MTREQLRDVLDFAVDVAWRAGRSTLAHYQTGIAAEAKPDDSPVTEADRAAERIARRLIGARYPADAILGEEEGETHAGADRRWILDPIDGTRTFVRGVPFYGVLIALEYDGDAALGVMHFPALGETVYAARGLGCWWNGRRALVSDETRLDRSLILTTDIENIEHEQRAGGWHALRKSAGLARTWGDCYGYALVATGRAEAMLDPVLSLWDAAALAPIIEEAGGVFTDWDGGSGHRVSSAVATNAALATQVRRILHGDL